The Pseudorasbora parva isolate DD20220531a chromosome 16, ASM2467924v1, whole genome shotgun sequence genome includes a region encoding these proteins:
- the znf296 gene encoding zinc finger protein 296 isoform X1 — protein MSRRKLGSRPQHLSAMQDDPDSTVIPAVSLLSPERMPQPEDEGRDLLTCGQCGQAFPLAHILTFIQHKQGGCSTARAQPQGHTPPSPANRTLQCFQGTQVEAGYVELRRMTDRRWKEEPGVRVEANRAEEPSIFTCQVCQCVFSSAWTLLQHAQYAHSLSIYHVEDDTIAPTSKPAATMDPRHLGAALASAFQPSSQRSARPHKPSHSSTSAPRDLQGLNFSMCLQRLAEVSCNNGGVVPSPSPSPPAASPFPHSTPPLHTAYSCQLCGQGFQSLRSLSAHRRTHACDRPYHCGLCQLTFSQSGELARHMRSHRRSAAGQETSDPIPASGDEDRKLSAQGDNDISGGHGASLEAGKHPGGTSLILISSQSRGVDRNLLRFYQPLREAEEEGQGEPQQPSPYGSPSEGSLESGDTGGSGESGIASGNCTPKRPEREDRPQGEWEQEVEAVEIVQDWQRENERRQVTSGGGKKKKEEACEFCGKCFRNSSNLTVHRRSHTGERPYRCGLCSYACAQSSKLTRHMKTHGARGTRAAFQCQLCSVPFTVYATLEKHLKKVHGLTHASAGTYSQGSLTDYNSLNIKMEDDKSGATVTTLTESNVDLSEQLKEEDAEMRVSADEHPSSEETVALGQTAV, from the exons ATGTCCAGACGTAAACTCGGGAGCAGACCGCAACACCTGAGCGCAATGCAAG ATGATCCAGATTCCACAGTCATCCCCGCCGTCTCCTTGCTGTCACCCGAGCGGATGCCTCAGCCGGAGGATGAAGGCCGTGATCTGTTGACTTGTGGCCAGTGTGGTCAGGCGTTCCCACTGGCCCACATCCTCACCTTCATCCAGCACAAACAAGGCGGATGCAGCACAGCCCGAGCCCAACCTCAGGGCCACACCCCTCCCTCTCCGGCCAATCGGACGCTGCAGTGCTTCCAAGGAACACAGGTGGAGGCGGGATATGTGGAGCTCCGGCGGATGACGGACAGGAGATGGAAGGAAGAGCCAGGTGTGAGGGTGGAGGCCAACCGAGCTG AAGAGCCCTCCATTTTCACCTGCcaggtgtgtcagtgtgtgttctCCAGCGCATGGACTCTCCTCCAGCATGCTCAGTACGCACATTCTCTCAGCATCTACCATGTGGAGGACGACACCATCGCACCGACGTCAAAACCGGCAGCCACGATGGATCCACGTCACCTGGGCGCTGCACTGGCCTCTGCATTTCAGCCATCCTCCCAAAGATCGGCCCGCCCTCACAAGCCTTCTCACAGCTCCACCTCTGCACCGCGAGATTTGCAGGGCCTGAACTTCTCCATGTGTTTACAGCGCCTGGCGGAGGTTAGCTGCAACAACGGAGGAGTGGTGCCTTCTCCATCCCCATCTCCTCCAGCTGCTTCACCTTTTCCCCACTCCACTCCACCTCTTCACACAGCTTACTCCTGCCAGCTGTGCGGCCAGGGCTTTCAGTCTCTGCGCAGCCTGTCCGCCCACCGCCGCACTCACGCCTGCGATAGGCCCTACCACTGTGGTCTGTGCCAGCTTACGTTCTCCCAAAGCGGCGAACTGGCAAGACACATGAGAAGCCATCGTCGTTCTGCTGCTGGACAGGAAACCTCTGATCCCATCCCTGCCAGTGGGGACGAGGACAGAAAGCTTTCCGCACAGGGAGATAATGATATTTCCGGTGGTCATGGCGCTAGTTTGGAAGCTGGGAAGCATCCAGGAGGTACCAGCCTGATCTTGATATCTTCGCAGTCCAGAGGTGTGGATCGCAATCTTCTGCGTTTCTACCAGCCTCTGAGAGAAGCGGAAGAAGAGGGTCAAGGTGAGCCTCAACAGCCGTCTCCTTATGGAAGCCCCTCGGAGGGCTCTCTGGAGAGCGGAGATACAGGTGGAAGTGGCGAGAGCGGGATCGCCAGCGGGAACTGCACACCAAAGCGTCCCGAACGGGAAGATCGCCCTCAAGGCGAATGGGAGCAGGAGGTGGAGGCTGTGGAGATAGTCCAGGACTGGCAGAGGGAGAACGAAAGAAGGCAGGTCACCAGCGGCGGaggcaagaagaaaaaagaagaggCTTGTGAGTTCTGCGGAAAGTGTTTCCGTAACAGCAGCAACCTTACAGTCCATCGGCGCAGCCACACGGGCGAACGGCCGTACCGCTGCGGCCTCTGCAGCTACGCCTGCGCGCAGAGCAGCAAGCTCACACGCCACATGAAAACGCACGGCGCCCGCGGGACACGCGCCGCCTTTCAGTGTCAGCTTTGCTCTGTCCCATTCACCGTCTATGCCACGCTGGAAAAACACCTCAAGAAGGTCCATGGACTCACTCACGCCAGCGCCGGCACATACAGCCAAGGCTCGCTCACCGATTACAACAGCCTCAACATCAAAATGGAGGATGATAAATCAGGAGCTACCGTCACAACGCTCACAGAATCGAATGTGGACCTATCAGAGCAGCTCAAAGAGGAGGACGCTGAAATGAGGGTCAGTGCTGATGAGCACCCCTCCTCTGAAGAAACTGTGGCACTTGGTCAAACCGCAGTATAA
- the znf296 gene encoding zinc finger protein 296 isoform X2 produces the protein MTTAAAPRSKDDPDSTVIPAVSLLSPERMPQPEDEGRDLLTCGQCGQAFPLAHILTFIQHKQGGCSTARAQPQGHTPPSPANRTLQCFQGTQVEAGYVELRRMTDRRWKEEPGVRVEANRAEEPSIFTCQVCQCVFSSAWTLLQHAQYAHSLSIYHVEDDTIAPTSKPAATMDPRHLGAALASAFQPSSQRSARPHKPSHSSTSAPRDLQGLNFSMCLQRLAEVSCNNGGVVPSPSPSPPAASPFPHSTPPLHTAYSCQLCGQGFQSLRSLSAHRRTHACDRPYHCGLCQLTFSQSGELARHMRSHRRSAAGQETSDPIPASGDEDRKLSAQGDNDISGGHGASLEAGKHPGGTSLILISSQSRGVDRNLLRFYQPLREAEEEGQGEPQQPSPYGSPSEGSLESGDTGGSGESGIASGNCTPKRPEREDRPQGEWEQEVEAVEIVQDWQRENERRQVTSGGGKKKKEEACEFCGKCFRNSSNLTVHRRSHTGERPYRCGLCSYACAQSSKLTRHMKTHGARGTRAAFQCQLCSVPFTVYATLEKHLKKVHGLTHASAGTYSQGSLTDYNSLNIKMEDDKSGATVTTLTESNVDLSEQLKEEDAEMRVSADEHPSSEETVALGQTAV, from the exons ATGACCACAGCAGCGGCACCCAGGTCAAAGG ATGATCCAGATTCCACAGTCATCCCCGCCGTCTCCTTGCTGTCACCCGAGCGGATGCCTCAGCCGGAGGATGAAGGCCGTGATCTGTTGACTTGTGGCCAGTGTGGTCAGGCGTTCCCACTGGCCCACATCCTCACCTTCATCCAGCACAAACAAGGCGGATGCAGCACAGCCCGAGCCCAACCTCAGGGCCACACCCCTCCCTCTCCGGCCAATCGGACGCTGCAGTGCTTCCAAGGAACACAGGTGGAGGCGGGATATGTGGAGCTCCGGCGGATGACGGACAGGAGATGGAAGGAAGAGCCAGGTGTGAGGGTGGAGGCCAACCGAGCTG AAGAGCCCTCCATTTTCACCTGCcaggtgtgtcagtgtgtgttctCCAGCGCATGGACTCTCCTCCAGCATGCTCAGTACGCACATTCTCTCAGCATCTACCATGTGGAGGACGACACCATCGCACCGACGTCAAAACCGGCAGCCACGATGGATCCACGTCACCTGGGCGCTGCACTGGCCTCTGCATTTCAGCCATCCTCCCAAAGATCGGCCCGCCCTCACAAGCCTTCTCACAGCTCCACCTCTGCACCGCGAGATTTGCAGGGCCTGAACTTCTCCATGTGTTTACAGCGCCTGGCGGAGGTTAGCTGCAACAACGGAGGAGTGGTGCCTTCTCCATCCCCATCTCCTCCAGCTGCTTCACCTTTTCCCCACTCCACTCCACCTCTTCACACAGCTTACTCCTGCCAGCTGTGCGGCCAGGGCTTTCAGTCTCTGCGCAGCCTGTCCGCCCACCGCCGCACTCACGCCTGCGATAGGCCCTACCACTGTGGTCTGTGCCAGCTTACGTTCTCCCAAAGCGGCGAACTGGCAAGACACATGAGAAGCCATCGTCGTTCTGCTGCTGGACAGGAAACCTCTGATCCCATCCCTGCCAGTGGGGACGAGGACAGAAAGCTTTCCGCACAGGGAGATAATGATATTTCCGGTGGTCATGGCGCTAGTTTGGAAGCTGGGAAGCATCCAGGAGGTACCAGCCTGATCTTGATATCTTCGCAGTCCAGAGGTGTGGATCGCAATCTTCTGCGTTTCTACCAGCCTCTGAGAGAAGCGGAAGAAGAGGGTCAAGGTGAGCCTCAACAGCCGTCTCCTTATGGAAGCCCCTCGGAGGGCTCTCTGGAGAGCGGAGATACAGGTGGAAGTGGCGAGAGCGGGATCGCCAGCGGGAACTGCACACCAAAGCGTCCCGAACGGGAAGATCGCCCTCAAGGCGAATGGGAGCAGGAGGTGGAGGCTGTGGAGATAGTCCAGGACTGGCAGAGGGAGAACGAAAGAAGGCAGGTCACCAGCGGCGGaggcaagaagaaaaaagaagaggCTTGTGAGTTCTGCGGAAAGTGTTTCCGTAACAGCAGCAACCTTACAGTCCATCGGCGCAGCCACACGGGCGAACGGCCGTACCGCTGCGGCCTCTGCAGCTACGCCTGCGCGCAGAGCAGCAAGCTCACACGCCACATGAAAACGCACGGCGCCCGCGGGACACGCGCCGCCTTTCAGTGTCAGCTTTGCTCTGTCCCATTCACCGTCTATGCCACGCTGGAAAAACACCTCAAGAAGGTCCATGGACTCACTCACGCCAGCGCCGGCACATACAGCCAAGGCTCGCTCACCGATTACAACAGCCTCAACATCAAAATGGAGGATGATAAATCAGGAGCTACCGTCACAACGCTCACAGAATCGAATGTGGACCTATCAGAGCAGCTCAAAGAGGAGGACGCTGAAATGAGGGTCAGTGCTGATGAGCACCCCTCCTCTGAAGAAACTGTGGCACTTGGTCAAACCGCAGTATAA